Proteins from a genomic interval of Candidatus Ancaeobacter aquaticus:
- the cutA gene encoding divalent-cation tolerance protein CutA, which translates to MDYVVVYVTVSSKKEGKIIAKALLEAKLAACVNIIDGVESFFWWEKKIDTAKESLLIIKTKKSIVPQLEKMVKKYHSYDVPEIIALPIVSGERKYLDWLEGSLK; encoded by the coding sequence ATGGATTATGTAGTCGTATATGTAACAGTTTCATCGAAAAAAGAGGGTAAAATAATAGCTAAAGCATTGTTGGAAGCGAAACTAGCAGCATGTGTCAATATTATTGATGGTGTGGAGTCATTTTTCTGGTGGGAGAAAAAAATTGATACTGCGAAAGAATCTCTCTTGATTATTAAAACAAAAAAGAGTATAGTGCCCCAGCTTGAGAAAATGGTAAAAAAGTATCATTCGTACGATGTGCCGGAGATAATTGCCTTACCGATAGTTAGTGGTGAACGTAAATATCTCGATTGGCTTGAAGGATCATTGAAGTAA
- a CDS encoding methylenetetrahydrofolate reductase C-terminal domain-containing protein, with the protein MIITKSKKIEDILEFVKEKTNIFIVGCGSCAAACKTGGEDEVIAMKSELESRGKKVLGWIVPDETCHIPLTKKLIMENKDAFNQSEAIIVMACGAGVQTVSVIKDDKEIYPALDTLFLGNTKRIGDFSEHCSLCGECVLGDTAAICPVTRCPKGLLHGPCGGMDEGKCEFDREKDCAWVQIYDRLKALGQLDKLKKIKPAKDYSKHNKPGDLNIGSKARKKIS; encoded by the coding sequence ATGATTATTACGAAATCAAAAAAAATTGAAGATATACTCGAGTTTGTTAAAGAAAAGACAAATATTTTTATTGTTGGTTGCGGGAGCTGTGCGGCTGCCTGTAAAACCGGCGGTGAAGATGAAGTCATTGCAATGAAAAGTGAGCTTGAGTCACGCGGGAAAAAAGTGCTTGGATGGATCGTTCCAGATGAAACTTGCCATATACCGCTTACCAAAAAGCTCATTATGGAAAATAAGGATGCATTTAACCAAAGTGAAGCAATTATTGTCATGGCGTGCGGAGCCGGTGTGCAGACCGTATCAGTAATAAAAGATGATAAGGAAATATATCCCGCGCTCGATACATTGTTTTTGGGAAACACCAAACGTATAGGTGACTTTAGTGAACATTGTTCATTGTGCGGTGAATGTGTTCTTGGCGATACTGCGGCAATTTGTCCGGTAACACGATGTCCAAAAGGTCTGTTGCATGGACCATGCGGAGGGATGGATGAAGGAAAATGCGAGTTTGATCGGGAAAAAGATTGTGCGTGGGTGCAAATATATGACCGGTTAAAAGCGCTTGGACAGCTTGATAAATTAAAGAAAATAAAACCGGCAAAAGATTATTCCAAACACAACAAGCCCGGTGATTTGAATATTGGAAGTAAAGCGAGAAAAAAGATTTCTTAG
- a CDS encoding small basic protein: MSMHPSLRKVGGTFKVKRSVMKRFERVEELRKRGKFKEGQSVYGLPKTLPPV; the protein is encoded by the coding sequence ATGTCTATGCATCCAAGTCTGAGAAAAGTTGGTGGAACATTTAAAGTGAAACGTTCTGTCATGAAAAGATTTGAACGCGTTGAAGAACTACGAAAACGCGGCAAATTTAAAGAAGGACAAAGTGTGTACGGCCTGCCAAAGACCTTACCACCAGTTTGA
- the folD gene encoding bifunctional methylenetetrahydrofolate dehydrogenase/methenyltetrahydrofolate cyclohydrolase FolD: MSAQIIDGKKIAQEVVDELSFEISSLKEKGIHPGIAVVIVGNNPASVAYVNMKEKRCAQLGIYSQRYDLPETVTEAELLDLIDQLNKKDVIHGILVQLPLPKSIDEDKIIEAIVPEKDVDCFHPYNVGRMLLGKPRFLSCTPHGVQVLLARSGIAIEGKHVVIVGRSNIVGKPLAAILMQKAQHANATVTVCHSRSVDLNSITCSADILIAAIGSPFFITSDMIKPGATVIDVGINRVDDPSSPKGYRLVGDVDYDNVIDVARAITPVPGGVGPMTIAMLMKNTVEAAKLIEKS; this comes from the coding sequence ATGTCAGCTCAAATAATTGATGGTAAAAAAATAGCGCAAGAAGTTGTCGATGAGTTATCATTTGAGATTTCTTCGCTCAAAGAAAAAGGTATTCATCCGGGTATAGCAGTCGTTATTGTCGGAAACAATCCTGCATCTGTCGCATATGTGAACATGAAGGAAAAAAGATGCGCGCAGTTAGGGATATATTCCCAGCGGTATGATCTGCCTGAAACAGTGACTGAGGCGGAATTATTAGATCTTATTGATCAGTTGAATAAGAAAGATGTCATTCACGGAATATTAGTGCAGTTACCGTTACCGAAAAGCATTGATGAGGACAAGATTATTGAGGCAATAGTTCCTGAAAAGGATGTTGATTGTTTTCATCCATATAATGTCGGACGCATGTTACTGGGTAAACCGCGGTTTCTTTCTTGCACACCGCATGGTGTACAGGTTCTCTTAGCGAGAAGCGGTATTGCGATAGAGGGTAAGCATGTGGTGATCGTTGGAAGAAGCAATATAGTGGGTAAACCGCTTGCAGCGATATTGATGCAAAAAGCGCAACACGCTAATGCGACAGTGACCGTGTGTCATTCTCGCTCAGTTGATCTCAATAGTATTACGTGTTCAGCGGATATCTTGATCGCCGCTATTGGTAGTCCGTTTTTTATTACCTCTGATATGATTAAACCGGGTGCAACAGTTATTGATGTCGGTATTAACCGTGTTGACGATCCGTCTTCACCAAAAGGATATAGGTTGGTCGGTGACGTTGATTATGATAATGTAATAGATGTTGCTCGGGCAATTACCCCTGTTCCAGGTGGAGTAGGACCGATGACAATCGCTATGTTAATGAAAAATACCGTTGAAGCAGCAAAGCTCATAGAAAAAAGCTAA
- a CDS encoding SH3 domain-containing protein: MRLKFIRVIAVFVFLFLCASLHADERYPYIGTVTVKSVNVRAKPKMSGEVMCQVMKGQEVTVYSENDKWAKIKLPEKASVWIFGSFVKRNKVAANTAYVRSAPGYKFTPVCKLKRGDKVKIKRRLGDWLRVVPPKGSIGYMGKKYVRYYSTVSGYAGKMQREKDGEIAYREAEQFREKILSEGDELWRYEAVRSKYFLIVEKYPDIKETSLARERIGELNKEIFKLREMKETKITQDQKFKHIPLK, from the coding sequence ATGCGATTAAAATTTATTAGAGTTATAGCAGTATTTGTATTTTTGTTTCTATGTGCTTCATTACACGCGGATGAACGCTATCCTTATATCGGGACAGTAACCGTAAAAAGTGTGAATGTGCGTGCAAAGCCAAAGATGTCCGGTGAAGTGATGTGCCAGGTGATGAAAGGGCAGGAGGTCACAGTATATAGTGAGAATGATAAGTGGGCAAAAATAAAACTGCCGGAAAAAGCGTCGGTATGGATATTCGGCTCGTTTGTTAAACGGAACAAGGTAGCCGCAAATACCGCATATGTGCGATCAGCACCGGGATATAAATTCACCCCTGTATGTAAGCTTAAAAGAGGTGACAAGGTAAAGATAAAAAGACGTTTAGGTGATTGGCTGCGTGTTGTTCCTCCAAAGGGGTCCATTGGGTATATGGGTAAGAAGTATGTGAGGTATTACTCTACTGTTAGCGGATATGCCGGTAAGATGCAGCGTGAAAAGGATGGTGAAATTGCATATCGTGAGGCCGAACAGTTCCGTGAGAAAATACTCTCAGAAGGAGATGAATTGTGGCGGTATGAAGCTGTACGGAGTAAATATTTTCTTATTGTAGAAAAATATCCTGATATAAAAGAGACATCTTTAGCGCGTGAACGTATAGGTGAACTTAATAAAGAGATCTTCAAATTGCGAGAAATGAAAGAGACAAAAATTACACAAGATCAAAAATTTAAACATATTCCGCTAAAGTGA
- a CDS encoding phosphomannomutase/phosphoglucomutase: MGIFKAYDIRGVYPTELDENMAYDIGRAAATFLKVKEIVVGYDMRTSTPIMSQKFMEGLTDCGVDVIDIGMCSSPAVYFTVGHYGYPAGAMVTASHNPAKYNGFKFCRENVIPISGETGIKDMQKMVETQEFAHSDTKGTVTQKDILSDYVNHILSFAKDIKPLKIIVDAGNGVAGKFVEEVYKHLPCELTPLYFEPDGTFPHHEANPLKEENLKDLKEHMKTGTYDIGIAFDGDADRIAFVDEKGQTITNDLISALIAQEILSQKSPQTIVYDLRSSWVVPEEVEKHGGIAIESRVGHSFIKGIMRENDAALGGELSGHYYFRDNFYADNAQIAMIKILNLVSRDGRPISEIVQPLRRYFATGEINFKVADKDKKIKELAETFKDGKVYYLDGISVEYSDWWFNVRPSNTEPALRLNLEAKSKELMEQKKSELVAILEQG; encoded by the coding sequence GTGGGTATTTTTAAGGCGTACGATATTAGAGGTGTATATCCAACTGAACTGGATGAGAATATGGCTTATGATATTGGCAGAGCCGCTGCAACGTTTCTTAAGGTAAAAGAAATTGTTGTTGGGTATGATATGCGTACAAGTACACCGATAATGTCTCAAAAGTTCATGGAAGGTCTCACGGATTGCGGCGTTGATGTTATTGATATTGGCATGTGTTCAAGTCCTGCTGTTTATTTTACTGTAGGACATTACGGATATCCGGCAGGTGCCATGGTTACCGCATCGCATAATCCGGCTAAATATAATGGTTTCAAATTCTGCCGGGAAAACGTAATTCCCATTAGCGGCGAAACTGGTATTAAGGATATGCAGAAGATGGTCGAAACACAAGAATTTGCCCATTCAGATACTAAAGGCACAGTAACCCAAAAAGATATTTTAAGCGATTATGTAAACCACATATTAAGCTTTGCTAAGGATATTAAACCATTAAAGATTATTGTTGATGCCGGTAACGGTGTTGCCGGAAAATTTGTCGAAGAGGTATATAAACATCTTCCCTGTGAGTTAACACCACTGTATTTCGAGCCGGATGGCACGTTTCCGCACCATGAAGCGAATCCGCTTAAAGAAGAGAACCTTAAAGATCTTAAAGAACATATGAAAACCGGTACGTATGATATTGGTATCGCGTTTGATGGTGATGCAGACAGAATAGCGTTTGTTGATGAAAAAGGGCAAACGATAACAAATGACCTTATATCAGCTTTGATTGCTCAGGAGATCCTTTCCCAGAAGAGTCCGCAAACGATTGTGTATGATCTTCGTTCAAGCTGGGTTGTTCCTGAAGAAGTAGAAAAACATGGCGGTATTGCTATTGAGTCACGTGTCGGCCATTCGTTCATAAAGGGTATTATGAGAGAAAACGATGCTGCACTTGGTGGTGAACTTTCTGGACATTATTATTTCAGAGATAATTTCTATGCTGATAATGCGCAGATTGCGATGATAAAGATACTAAATCTGGTAAGTAGAGATGGTCGACCGATATCTGAGATTGTTCAGCCGCTTAGAAGATATTTTGCAACAGGTGAAATAAATTTTAAGGTAGCTGATAAAGACAAAAAGATAAAAGAATTGGCTGAAACATTTAAAGACGGCAAGGTATATTATCTTGACGGTATATCAGTAGAATATAGTGACTGGTGGTTTAATGTACGGCCGTCAAACACTGAACCGGCCCTGCGACTCAACTTAGAGGCCAAATCAAAAGAATTAATGGAACAGAAAAAGAGCGAACTTGTTGCGATTTTAGAACAAGGCTAA
- a CDS encoding GDP-mannose 4,6-dehydratase, whose protein sequence is MSILITGVTGFVGDHLLEYTAGQTERIYGIGHIAVDTSYAHYKHFQLFTTDLRDDLGINSVVRKAQPDIVYHLAGVASVKKFDADITASFEINTNGSLHLFEAVRQHSPKSKIVFISSGEVYGEVDKKNLPVTEETSIAPTNLYGVSKASAELLALNYWKNYGVDITILRPFNHIGPGQSTDFVTASFAKQIAQIKKNKKEPVLEVGNVEVKRDFTDVRDIVRAYDLAAKKCGGGEVYNVSSGTLYTISEILDKMIALAQIKVEIKESADRVRKHDIDYVWGSPKKFMSKTGWKPRYKIEDTLRDLLAYWMERT, encoded by the coding sequence ATGAGTATTTTGATTACTGGTGTAACAGGTTTTGTTGGGGATCATCTTCTTGAATACACAGCCGGGCAGACCGAACGTATTTATGGGATTGGCCATATTGCCGTTGATACCTCGTATGCCCACTACAAACATTTTCAATTGTTTACTACTGACTTAAGGGATGATCTTGGTATAAATTCTGTTGTACGAAAAGCCCAGCCGGATATTGTCTATCATTTGGCAGGTGTTGCATCAGTTAAAAAGTTTGATGCGGACATTACGGCATCATTTGAAATAAATACTAATGGATCGCTGCATCTTTTTGAGGCTGTCAGGCAGCACTCACCGAAAAGTAAGATTGTTTTTATCAGTTCGGGAGAAGTGTATGGCGAAGTAGATAAAAAAAATCTACCGGTAACAGAAGAAACATCCATAGCCCCCACGAATTTGTATGGAGTATCAAAAGCGTCCGCAGAATTACTTGCATTAAATTACTGGAAAAATTATGGAGTAGATATTACTATCTTGAGGCCTTTTAATCATATTGGCCCGGGACAATCAACCGATTTTGTTACCGCGAGCTTTGCAAAGCAAATTGCACAGATCAAGAAAAACAAGAAAGAACCAGTCTTAGAAGTTGGTAACGTTGAAGTAAAACGGGATTTTACCGATGTGAGAGATATTGTGCGCGCATATGATCTTGCGGCAAAAAAATGCGGTGGTGGAGAAGTGTACAATGTTTCTTCCGGGACACTGTATACGATTAGTGAAATTCTCGATAAGATGATCGCTTTAGCCCAAATAAAGGTGGAGATAAAGGAATCAGCGGATAGAGTTAGAAAGCACGATATAGATTATGTGTGGGGAAGTCCTAAAAAGTTTATGAGTAAAACCGGATGGAAACCACGGTATAAAATTGAAGATACATTACGCGATTTACTAGCGTATTGGATGGAAAGAACGTAA
- a CDS encoding glycosyltransferase family 4 protein: MTHKNNTLKQTSNADIHINYFGLIKSTMSWAHVGREMVLALDAIGCNVSVTNCRGPLYNSALKIDSHLYTLMDRNRNIDIELTFEYPLNYPRLTGRAKIGFLVYETTKLPPLWVTNINRYLDLLIAPSTFCYDIMVSNGIPQDKIEIIPYGYNKMLFHDSVTPISFNTEKKFIFLILAMPHLRKGIDVLLDAYTETFTSNDAVSLIIKSPYQPFKNKKYWEINIEDIVKSYHSHHANIPEIIYINKEEDPALMPSYYAGCDCYLQPSLSEGFGIAILEAMAMRKPVITTAWGGHTYFCTKDNSFLIDYTLKNAGSAQYDTSDTESMIAYPDKDHLKQLMRSVYEKRDNANIKAYNGYESVKHLSWESAAHSLVRIIKERNLYETC; the protein is encoded by the coding sequence ATGACTCACAAAAATAACACACTTAAACAGACATCAAACGCAGATATACACATCAATTATTTTGGGCTTATTAAATCAACAATGAGCTGGGCACATGTCGGACGAGAAATGGTTCTGGCACTAGACGCAATAGGATGCAATGTATCTGTTACAAATTGCCGCGGACCTTTATACAATAGCGCATTAAAAATCGACTCTCATCTTTACACCCTCATGGATAGAAACCGTAATATTGATATTGAGCTAACCTTTGAATACCCCTTAAACTATCCGCGTTTAACAGGAAGGGCAAAAATAGGTTTTCTTGTATACGAAACAACCAAACTTCCACCTCTATGGGTAACGAATATAAACCGTTACCTTGACCTTTTGATCGCACCGAGCACATTCTGCTATGATATTATGGTCTCAAATGGTATCCCTCAGGATAAAATCGAAATTATTCCCTACGGATACAACAAAATGCTTTTTCATGATTCCGTAACACCCATTAGTTTTAATACTGAAAAAAAATTTATTTTCCTTATACTTGCTATGCCGCATTTAAGAAAAGGCATTGATGTCTTATTAGACGCGTATACTGAAACATTTACATCTAACGATGCTGTTTCCTTAATAATAAAATCTCCTTATCAACCGTTTAAAAATAAAAAATATTGGGAAATTAATATTGAAGATATCGTTAAGTCATATCATTCGCATCATGCGAATATACCTGAAATCATTTATATCAATAAAGAAGAAGACCCGGCTCTCATGCCGTCATATTACGCGGGATGCGACTGTTATCTTCAACCAAGCCTCTCAGAAGGGTTCGGCATTGCGATCCTTGAAGCTATGGCAATGAGAAAACCTGTTATAACAACTGCGTGGGGCGGGCATACCTATTTTTGCACGAAGGATAATTCATTTTTGATCGATTACACTTTAAAAAACGCAGGCTCAGCACAATACGATACGAGTGACACTGAAAGCATGATCGCCTATCCTGATAAAGATCACTTAAAACAACTAATGCGATCAGTATACGAAAAAAGAGACAATGCCAATATAAAAGCATATAATGGCTATGAATCAGTAAAACATCTCTCGTGGGAAAGCGCAGCACATTCATTAGTGCGAATTATAAAAGAAAGAAACCTATATGAAACTTGTTGA
- a CDS encoding methylenetetrahydrofolate reductase, protein MSLLKEKLKNNEFVITAELCPPKGADIGPFREKARYLKGKVDAVNVTDNQRAIMRLGALPAAIFLKNEGVEPVYQVICRDKNRIAIQSDLLGASAFGIDNVLALTGDMITSGDHQSAKPVFDIESVELIKMITSLNQGRDYNGTELKGATNFFIGTSVNPGSSPIEPVLFKFEQKIIVGAEFFQTQAIFENDKLESFMAHARNFDTKIIAGILLLKSARMAHFLNENVPGVKVPDLLIQELENAESPIEKGIEIAARQLNEFRKVTDGVHIMCIGSEEKTVDIIEKAKTLHAE, encoded by the coding sequence ATGTCTTTACTAAAAGAAAAACTGAAAAATAACGAGTTTGTCATCACGGCAGAATTGTGTCCTCCTAAAGGTGCTGATATTGGACCTTTTAGGGAAAAGGCACGCTATTTGAAGGGTAAAGTTGATGCGGTAAATGTAACTGATAATCAACGGGCGATAATGCGCTTAGGCGCGCTTCCCGCAGCAATATTCCTCAAGAACGAAGGTGTTGAACCTGTCTATCAGGTAATTTGCCGGGACAAAAACAGGATTGCCATCCAAAGTGACCTTTTAGGTGCTTCAGCATTTGGGATTGATAATGTCCTTGCTCTTACCGGGGATATGATCACCAGCGGTGATCATCAAAGCGCAAAACCCGTATTTGATATTGAATCAGTTGAGTTAATTAAAATGATCACGTCGCTGAATCAGGGAAGAGACTATAATGGTACAGAACTGAAGGGTGCAACAAACTTTTTTATCGGGACAAGCGTTAATCCCGGATCAAGTCCCATTGAGCCGGTGCTATTTAAGTTTGAGCAAAAAATTATTGTTGGCGCAGAGTTTTTTCAAACACAAGCGATATTTGAGAACGATAAGCTGGAAAGCTTTATGGCGCACGCGCGTAATTTTGATACAAAAATAATTGCCGGTATTCTTCTTCTCAAATCTGCTCGTATGGCTCATTTTCTGAATGAAAACGTGCCCGGAGTAAAAGTTCCTGACCTGTTAATACAGGAGCTTGAAAATGCCGAGAGTCCTATTGAAAAAGGTATAGAAATCGCAGCACGCCAACTGAACGAATTTAGAAAGGTCACTGACGGTGTGCATATCATGTGTATTGGCAGTGAAGAAAAAACCGTAGATATTATTGAAAAAGCAAAGACGTTACACGCCGAATAG
- a CDS encoding prepilin-type N-terminal cleavage/methylation domain-containing protein, with translation MRVKKQNGFTLLETVVAFGLLTVLVVALTMIFSQGIKAFKHGFKTAQISQSARTAMDCMIRELASAYAGHGYKFKGQSNLPYRRVDFMVPLKNSGDCDLVEVSYWFAYSDPDENKIFKIWRYYHVSDKSDTSNFGNFQDGSSEVLAENVVKCSINYLYAGWWSDSWISSNILPKAVRIEIKIVDDETMKKYSGSYSELEKRAKKFVGVVKLRNAN, from the coding sequence ATGCGTGTGAAAAAACAAAATGGTTTTACACTTTTAGAGACAGTGGTTGCATTTGGGTTACTCACGGTTCTTGTCGTTGCCTTGACCATGATCTTCTCTCAAGGGATAAAAGCGTTTAAGCATGGGTTCAAAACCGCACAAATATCTCAGAGTGCACGTACCGCAATGGATTGTATGATACGCGAGCTTGCAAGCGCGTACGCCGGGCATGGGTATAAGTTTAAAGGTCAATCAAATCTTCCGTATAGAAGAGTTGATTTTATGGTGCCTTTAAAAAATTCCGGTGATTGCGATCTTGTGGAAGTAAGTTATTGGTTTGCGTATTCTGATCCTGATGAAAATAAAATATTCAAGATATGGAGATATTATCATGTAAGTGACAAATCAGACACTTCTAATTTTGGAAATTTCCAAGATGGTTCAAGCGAAGTTTTAGCAGAAAATGTAGTCAAGTGTTCTATAAATTATTTGTATGCCGGGTGGTGGAGTGATTCGTGGATTTCATCTAATATACTTCCTAAAGCTGTAAGGATAGAAATTAAAATTGTTGATGATGAAACAATGAAAAAATATTCTGGATCTTATTCTGAACTTGAAAAAAGGGCGAAAAAGTTTGTAGGTGTGGTGAAATTGAGAAATGCGAATTAA
- a CDS encoding ParB/RepB/Spo0J family partition protein has product MKLVEVPIKNILLEGKDFDDYIITFPDTIETVLESIKDAGILNPPRLIQAQNGTYKIICGMRRIKALKSLKKKTVSAFVYTHNELGDDKALIVSITDNVSSRVLNPIELSRAIIKLQSLCNYEKDATSRLLSIPASEKVISDYISLQILENDLALLIAQGVMTAHQGYMIAALRHNDRIFFSSLIKTLGIPNQNETKELIQHLTDLKIMLTKDSFQSITKTKCIADTLKNNKLTGRKKAQELIDTLRILRYPHLTGKEKTCNTLIQSLHLPPSATLSFPRYFEGNTLKLEYKIRSEKDITDILQKLNSQSNTLKKLLQEIAK; this is encoded by the coding sequence ATGAAACTTGTTGAAGTGCCCATAAAAAATATTCTGCTTGAAGGAAAAGATTTTGATGATTACATCATAACCTTCCCGGATACAATAGAGACCGTTTTAGAATCAATAAAAGACGCAGGAATCTTAAACCCTCCTCGCCTTATTCAGGCACAAAACGGCACATACAAAATAATCTGCGGGATGAGGCGCATAAAAGCCTTAAAATCACTTAAAAAAAAGACCGTTTCAGCTTTTGTCTATACGCACAATGAACTGGGCGATGATAAAGCACTGATTGTAAGCATAACAGACAATGTTTCTTCACGTGTATTAAATCCCATAGAGTTGTCCCGGGCAATTATTAAGTTACAGTCACTGTGCAACTACGAAAAAGATGCTACGAGCCGCCTTCTTTCAATACCAGCTTCTGAAAAGGTTATTTCGGACTATATCAGTCTTCAAATACTCGAGAATGATTTAGCTCTGCTCATTGCTCAAGGTGTAATGACCGCTCATCAGGGATATATGATTGCCGCTCTTCGACACAATGACAGGATCTTTTTTTCATCACTTATAAAAACACTTGGGATACCAAATCAGAACGAGACAAAAGAATTAATCCAACATCTTACTGATCTAAAAATCATGCTAACCAAAGACTCGTTTCAATCAATAACTAAAACAAAATGTATCGCAGATACATTAAAAAACAATAAGCTAACGGGACGCAAAAAAGCACAGGAACTTATTGATACACTTCGCATACTTCGTTATCCACATTTAACAGGTAAAGAAAAGACATGTAACACATTAATACAATCGCTTCATTTACCCCCTTCCGCAACCTTGTCGTTTCCCCGCTACTTTGAAGGAAACACATTGAAATTAGAATATAAAATAAGATCAGAAAAAGATATAACAGACATACTGCAAAAACTAAACAGCCAAAGTAACACACTCAAAAAACTGTTACAGGAAATAGCGAAATAG
- a CDS encoding thioesterase family protein, whose product MKKYTFGLRVRYEETDQMGYAYYGNYFTWFEVARSEYFRDNNIPYTGFEKKGLYLPAVEATCKYEVPLAYDDLIDITVWISEIKNASMVFQYEIRKDASLIAKGKTIHAFINEKSKPVRVPDEVRAIYGGSE is encoded by the coding sequence ATGAAAAAGTACACTTTTGGCTTGAGAGTACGTTACGAAGAAACCGATCAAATGGGTTATGCCTATTATGGTAATTATTTTACCTGGTTTGAAGTTGCCCGTTCAGAATATTTCCGTGACAATAATATTCCTTATACAGGATTTGAAAAAAAGGGTCTGTATTTACCTGCTGTTGAGGCCACGTGCAAATATGAAGTTCCGCTTGCCTACGATGATTTGATCGATATTACTGTGTGGATCAGTGAAATTAAGAATGCGAGCATGGTGTTTCAGTATGAAATACGTAAAGATGCCTCATTGATCGCTAAAGGTAAAACAATACATGCCTTTATCAATGAAAAAAGCAAACCTGTGCGGGTACCTGATGAAGTGCGTGCTATATATGGTGGAAGCGAGTAG
- a CDS encoding pseudouridine synthase, translated as MPERLQKVMAQAGIASRRKSEEIITHGRVTVNGEVVTQMGKLVSSKDKICVDGKSLSVQKKTYILLNKPAGYVCSAVQKKDKRPIVLQLVHEKGLRLFTVGRLDYDTNGALLLTNDGDFSLKVSHPRYEVQKVYDVVAKGVITQNNLKRLEKGIVLDGKKVYGTKINKSRPHGDKTFVTLAINEGRNRQVKRMFNEIGHRVVNLKRVKIGFLSLGTLKSGQYRYLTDTEVKKILAQEPKIQKRRPVDNNKFTKSK; from the coding sequence ATGCCTGAACGTCTACAAAAAGTAATGGCGCAAGCCGGTATTGCCTCACGCAGAAAGTCTGAAGAGATCATCACACATGGCCGTGTTACGGTAAATGGTGAGGTGGTAACTCAGATGGGGAAACTTGTCTCATCGAAAGACAAGATCTGTGTTGACGGGAAATCTCTGTCTGTACAGAAAAAAACCTATATACTGCTCAATAAACCTGCCGGATATGTTTGTTCTGCGGTACAGAAAAAAGATAAGAGACCGATTGTGTTGCAGCTGGTCCATGAAAAAGGATTAAGATTATTTACTGTTGGGCGACTCGATTATGATACTAATGGCGCTTTGCTTCTCACTAATGACGGTGATTTTTCACTTAAAGTCTCTCATCCGCGCTATGAAGTACAAAAAGTATATGATGTTGTTGCAAAAGGCGTTATTACACAAAATAATCTGAAGCGTCTGGAAAAGGGTATTGTCTTAGACGGTAAAAAAGTATACGGTACAAAGATCAACAAGTCCCGTCCTCATGGTGATAAGACCTTTGTAACGCTCGCTATTAACGAGGGTCGTAATCGCCAGGTAAAACGGATGTTTAATGAGATCGGACACAGAGTTGTTAACCTCAAACGTGTTAAGATCGGCTTTCTGTCTCTCGGCACATTAAAGTCAGGCCAGTATAGATATCTTACGGATACAGAAGTAAAAAAAATCCTTGCGCAGGAACCTAAAATTCAGAAACGCCGCCCTGTAGATAACAACAAATTCACAAAATCTAAGTAA